In one Oncorhynchus kisutch isolate 150728-3 unplaced genomic scaffold, Okis_V2 Okis04b-Okis11a_hom, whole genome shotgun sequence genomic region, the following are encoded:
- the LOC109886755 gene encoding LOW QUALITY PROTEIN: L-seryl-tRNA(Sec) kinase (The sequence of the model RefSeq protein was modified relative to this genomic sequence to represent the inferred CDS: deleted 2 bases in 1 codon), producing MDLNEDRVHAMCTRICLCVLCGLPAAGKSTLAQALNSHSVQRGWRSAVISYDDLIPGDAFNVKEVEDEEDIPRSQTQTEWKCHRQAVLRCVEQFLQSPTEQLPPIIYQINRDARSRLLHAAQACGTPAGSSQACGTPVGSSQVCGTPAGSSQAYPSPSDRPPPPLVILLDDNFYYPSMRYEVYQLARKHSVGFCQVYVHCPVESCVRRNQLRPQPLPSDVIVEMAKRMEPPNPQRNSWEQNSVTLDSEHHFTIEYIQRLVKVISTALENPLSPVQDNTEQKEADRQSCVSSVVHQADQACRRLVSQAMQEAREHQLPSERMRSLAADFNESKTTFLQDLRRQVLHGLPLTQGEGVEVERVVNRAVEVERVVNRAVEVERVVNRAVEVERVVNRAVEVERVVNRAVEVERVVNRAVEVERVVNRAVEVERVVNRAVEVERVVNRAVEVERVVNRAVEVERVVNRAVDVFNKEKQEIIARYLPPYDTENEG from the exons ATGGATCTAAATGAAGATCGTGTTCAT GCGATGTGCACCCGGATATGCTTGTGTGTTCTCTGCGGTTTACCTGCAGCAGGAAAGTCGACGCTTGCACAGGCGCTCAACTCTCACTCTGTCCAACGAGGATGGAGGTCCGCTGTCATTTCTTACGACGACCTGATTCCCGGTGACGCTTTCAATGTGAAGGAagtcgaggatgaggaggatatTCCGCGATCGCAGACG CAGACTGAATGGAAATGTCACAGACAAGCGGTGCTGCGGTGTGTTGAACAGTTCCTACAGAGTCCCACAGAGCAGCTACCACCAATCATCTACCAGATCAACAGGGATGCCCGGAGTCGTCTCCTTCACGCCGCTCAGGCCTGCGGGACACCGGCAGGCTCTTCTCAGGCCTGCGGGACACCGGTGGGCTCTTCTCAGGTCTGCGGGACACCGGCGGGCTCTTCTCAGGCTTACCCGTCACCTTCAGATCGACCACCGCCGCCACTCGTCATTCTGCTGGACGACAACTTCTACTATCCAAGCATGAGATACGAGGTGTACCAACTGGCCAGAAAAC ACTCTGTGGGATTCTGTCAGGTGTACGTCCACTGTCCCGTGGAGTCGTGTGTCAGGAGAAACCAGCTGAGGCCCCAGCCGTTACCCAGTGATGTTATAGTAGAGATGGCCAAGCGCATGGAGCCTCCAAACCCTCAGAGAAACTCATGGGAGCAGAACAGTGTCACTCTGGACAGCGAACACCACTTCACCATAGAATACAT CCAAAGGTTGGTGAAGGTGATCTCTACTGCGTTGGAGAACCCACTGAGTCCAGTCCAGGACAACACTGAGCAGAAG GAGGCTGATCGTCAGAGCTGTGTGTCCAGTGTGGTCCACCAGGCTGACCAGGCCTGCAGACGCCTGGTTTCACAGGCCATGCAGGAGGCCAGAG AGCATCAACTTCCCTCAGAGAGGATGAGGTCTCTGGCAGCCGACTTCAATGAATCCAAAACCACATTTCTCCAGGACCTGCGGAGACAAGTTCTCCACGGCCTTCCCTTAACCCAGGGAGAGGGCGTGGAGGTGGAGCGGGTTGTGAACAGAGCCGTGGAGGTGGAGCGGGTTGTGAACAGAGCCGTGGAGGTGGAGCGGGTTGTGAACAGAGCCGTGGAGGTGGAGCGGGTTGTGAACAGAGCCGTGGAGGTGGAGCGGGTTGTGAACAGAGCCGTGGAGGTGGAGCGGGTTGTGAACAGAGCCGTGGAGGTGGAGCGGGTTGTGAACAGAGCCGTGGAGGTGGAGCGGGTTGTGAACAGAGCCGTGGAGGTGGAGCGGGTTGTGAACAGAGCCGTGGAGGTGGAGCGGGTTGTGAACAGAGCCGTGGAGGTGGAGCGGGTTGTGAACAGAGCCGTGGACGTCTTCAACAAAGAGAAACAGGAAATCATTGCAAGATACCTTCCTCCTTATGACACAGAAAATGAGGGATAG